One Ricinus communis isolate WT05 ecotype wild-type chromosome 2, ASM1957865v1, whole genome shotgun sequence DNA segment encodes these proteins:
- the LOC8273620 gene encoding transport and Golgi organization 2 homolog translates to MCIAAFIWQAHPLYPLFLLQNRDEFHNRPTEPVAWWDGCDVLGGRDAVAGGTWLGCSRSGRVAFLTNVLELHALPEARSRGELPVLFLESPKSPKEFAEMLVKEAHQYNGFNLILADISSKSMVYISNRPKGEPVVVQEVSPGIHVLSNAKLDSPWPKVQRLKLNFKEQLDTYGGEDEIPVEGMLEKLMRDTVRAEKSGLPGICSLDWEHNLSSIFVEVHTPLGCYGTRSTTALTVRANGEVSFYETYLEDNIWKEKTVNYRILKAEAY, encoded by the exons ATGTGCATAGCTGCGTTTATTTGGCAAGCTCACCCTCTCTACCCTCTCTTTCTCTTGCAAAATAGAGATGAATTTCACAACAG GCCGACAGAACCAGTGGCATGGTGGGATGGATGCGATGTGTTGGGGGGACGAGATGCTGTAGCAGGAGGAACATGGTTGGGGTGTTCAAGGTCGGGCAGAGTTGCTTTCCTTACAAATGTCTTGGAGCTTCATGCTCTACCTGAGGCAAGGAGTCGAGGGGAACTCCCTGTCCTTTTCTTGGAG aGCCCAAAAAGTCCAAAGGAATTTGCAGAAATGCTGGTGAAAGAGGCTCATCAGTACAATGGGTTTAACCTTATATTGGCCGACATATCATCAAAAAGCATGGTCTATATCTCCAACAGGCCCAAAGGGGAACCTGTTGTCGTACAAGAGGTTTCTCCTGGCATTCATGTTCTTTCCAATGCAAAGCTTGACTCACCCTGGCCCAAG GTGCAGCGCTTGAAACTGAATTTTAAGGAGCAGCTCGATACATACGGTGGTGAAGATGAAATACCTGTTGAAGGGATGCTTGAAAAACTAATGAGGGATACTGTTCGAGCTGAGAAAAGCGGGCTGCCTGGCATTTGTTCTCTTGATTGGGAACACAATCTGAGCTCCATATTTGTTGAAGTTCACACCCCACTG GGATGTTACGGCACAAGAAGCACTACTGCTTTGACTGTAAGAGCAAATGGAGAAGTAAGCTTCTATGAAACGTATCTTGAAGACAATATTTGGAAGGAAAAGACTGTGAATTATCGGATATTGAAAGCTGAAGCATATTGA
- the LOC8273619 gene encoding glycosyltransferase family 92 protein RCOM_0530710 gives MNTIEKSPSAPLLYLLSIGRSSEGGGGGGDISNITETMRCRASAMVLISFISAFLCVSFSLYFSRNSIYTTQVLYPSPNLVPPNNAIQESIILNLNHPQRVQDSIFTPSVSVLFPDWEVLVIVSPEIHSDFPFLSAHNLTCFYPNNATSPARFSEILPSTNQTTFKCLLPRSSRRRLPFVAPVLMRLLEKELPIPRPLSSPPEEILRWSKLVYESFSAENDVVLFAKGLNNRQGINRSPSELRCVFIHESDNNIIVKTAVTSSIQEVFRCDHPDLTALVSGVEEGEDPIKLKVSLEVLEVKKVMPTVSYYNPWRKIANPETKKSQLCATTMVYNVGKYLREWVMYHSKIGIEKFILYDNDSDDDLSIVVKELNQQGYNVETLLWFWPKTQEAVFSHAALHARDSCKWMMYVDVDEFVFAPSWDNSSQPFDRLLKSLLPSSGEMIGQVSIKCNEFGPSNQKSNPVEGVTQGYNCRRRVENRHKSIVLLEAIHRSLHNVIHHFSLKEEYRTKQLSLERAVVNHYKYQAWSEFKAKFRRRVSAYVVDWMQAMNPESKDRTPGLGYEAIEPPGWENKFCEVRDDRLKFLTQKWFGTQRETGYRMAWQS, from the coding sequence ATGAATACTATAGAAAAATCCCCATCAGCCCCTCTTCTCTATTTGCTCTCTATAGGGAGATCAAGCGAAGGCGGAGGAGGAGGCGGCGACATTAGTAATATAACCGAAACCATGCGTTGCAGGGCTTCTGCAATGgttctcatttcttttatctccGCCTTCCTTTGCGTTTCTTTCTCTCTGTATTTTTCTCGCAATTCAATTTACACCACTCAAGTTCTATATCCTTCTCCTAATCTCGTTCCTCCTAACAATGCCATTCAAGAAAGCATAATCCTAAACCTAAACCATCCTCAACGCGTTCAAGATTCTATTTTCACTCCTTCTGTTTCTGTTTTGTTTCCTGATTGGGAGGTTCTTGTTATTGTCTCTCCGGAGATTCACTCTGattttccctttctttctgCCCACAATCTCACGTGTTTTTACCCTAATAATGCCACTTCTCCGGCTAGATTTTCCGAAATCTTGCCTTCAACCAACCAAACTACATTTAAATGTCTACTTCCCCGAAGCTCACGGCGGAGATTGCCATTCGTGGCGCCAGTTCTGATGAGATTGTTGGAGAAGGAATTACCGATTCCTCGGCCGTTGTCTTCGCCTCCGGAGGAAATTTTGAGATGGAGCAAACTTGTTTACGAGTCGTTCTCCGCCGAGAACGATGTCGTTTTATTTGCTAAAGGTTTAAACAACCGGCAAGGGATCAACAGGTCTCCAAGCGAATTACGGTGCGTGTTTATCCATGAGTCTGACAACAATATCATCGTTAAAACGGCCGTTACCAGCTCAATACAAGAGGTGTTTAGGTGTGATCATCCGGATTTAACGGCGTTAGTTTCTGGCGTGGAAGAAGGAGAAGACCCAATCAAACTCAAAGTATCTCTCGAAGTTTTGGAGGTTAAGAAGGTAATGCCAACGGTGTCGTATTACAACCCCTGGCGTAAGATAGCAAACCCAGAAACAAAGAAATCACAACTATGCGCCACTACTATGGTTTACAACGTGGGGAAATACTTGAGAGAATGGGTGATGTATCATTCGAAGATTGGCATCGAAAAGTTCATATTGTATGATAACGACAGTGATGATGATTTAAGTATTGTGGTTAAAGAGCTGAACCAACAAGGCTATAACGTAGAGACGTTATTATGGTTTTGGCCCAAGACTCAAGAAGCTGTTTTTTCACATGCTGCTTTACACGCTCGGGATTCATGCAAATGGATGATGTACGTGGATGTTGATGAATTTGTGTTTGCACCTTCGTGGGATAACTCATCACAGCCGTTTGATCGTTTGTTAAAATCTTTACTGCCGTCGTCAGGTGAAATGATCGGCCAAGTCTCGATCAAGTGCAACGAATTTGGACCGTCCAATCAAAAGTCAAACCCAGTAGAAGGAGTGACGCAAGGGTACAACTGTAGACGGCGAGTAGAGAATCGACACAAGTCGATAGTGTTATTAGAGGCCATCCATCGTTCATTGCATAATGTGATACACcatttttcattaaaagaaGAGTACAGAACGAAGCAGTTGAGTTTGGAAAGAGCAGTAGTGAACCATTATAAGTACCAAGCGTGGTCCGAGTTTAAAGCCAAGTTTAGGAGAAGAGTATCTGCTTATGTGGTAGATTGGATGCAAGCGATGAACCCAGAGTCTAAGGATAGAACGCCAGGGTTAGGGTATGAGGCAATTGAGCCGCCGGGATGGGAAAATAAGTTTTGTGAGGTTAGAGATGATAGGTTGAAATTCCTAACACAAAAGTGGTTTGGTACACAAAGAGAGACAGGGTACAGGATGGCATGGCAAAGTTGA
- the LOC8273618 gene encoding probable serine/threonine-protein kinase PBL21 has product MRCFSCLSSHRKDTKIDIESGPRSASLYSSDSSGSGKGRWNLNGNAKVNGKDNGKRSGAQSFTFRELAVATNNFREMNLIGEGGFGRVYKGRLESGQIVAVKQLNHDGVQGFQEFIVEVLMLSLLHHSNLVTLIGYCTAGDQRLLVYEYMQMGSVEDHIFDLDPDKEPLNWSTRMKIAVGAARGLEYLHCKANPPVIYRDLKSANILLDTDFNPKLSDFGLAKLGPVGENTHVSTRVMGTYGYCAPEYAMSGKLTLKSDIYSFGVVLLELITGRKAIDRSKRPGEQNLVAWARPFLKDQKKFYQLVDPLLQGCYPRRCLNYAIAITAMCLHEEANFRPLIGDIVVALEYLASQCHGSESNSSQVRSGIPQSSMATNRGAVSQEPMSRSTAF; this is encoded by the exons atgaggtgtttttcttgtttaagTTCTCACAGGAAGGATACTAAGATCGACATTGAAAGTGGCCCTCGATCTGCCTCTCTCTATTCTTCTGATTCCTCAG GTAGCGGGAAGGGAAGATGGAACTTGAATg GTAATGCGAAAGTAAATGGTAAGGACAATGGCAAGAGGAGTGGTGCTCAGAGTTTCACATTTAGAGAGCTTGCTGTTGCTACCAACAATTTTAGAGAGATGAATTTGATTGGAGAAGGAGGTTTTGGAAGGGTTTATAAAGGCCGGTTAGAATCAGGCCAG ATTGTTGCGGTGAAGCAACTCAATCATGATGGTGTTCAAGGGTTTCAGGAATTCATAGTGGAGGTTCTTATGTTGAGTCTGTTGCATCATTCTAATCTTGTAACCTTGATTGGCTACTGTACTGCTGGTGATCAAAGACTACTGGTTTATGAGTACATGCAGATGGGTAGCGTGGAAGACCATATTTTCG ATCTAGATCCTGATAAAGAGCCATTGAATTGGAGCACTCGGATGAAGATTGCTGTTGGTGCTGCTCGGGGCCTTGAGTACCTACATTGCAAAGCAAATCCGCCTGTTATATATCGAGACCTGAAATCTGCAAATATTCTGCTAGACACTGATTTCAATCCAAAACTATCGGATTTTGGGCTTGCAAAATTGGGACCAGTTGGTGAAAATACACATGTTTCAACCAGAGTTATGGGAACATACGGATACTGTGCCCCAGAGTACGCTATGAGTGGCAAATTGACTCTCAAATCTGACATTTATAGCTTTGGTGTTGTTCTGCTGGAGTTAATCACTGGTAGAAAGGCAATAGATCGCTCTAAGAGACCAGGAGAGCAAAATCTAGTTGCTTGG GCTCGCCCATTTCTTAAGGACCAGAAGAAGTTCTATCAATTGGTTGATCCTCTGTTGCAAGGGTGCTATCCTCGCCGCTGTTTGAACTATGCAATTGCCATTACTGCAATGTGTCTTCATGAGGAAGCAAATTTTCGCCCTCTTATTGGTGATATAGTTGTTGCTCTTGAATATTTGGCCTCGCAGTGTCATGGGTCAGAATCCAATAGCAGTCAGGTAAGAAGTGGCATTCCACAATCTTCCATGGCAACAAACAGGGGTGCTGTTTCTCAAGAACCAATGTCTAGGAGTACAGCTTTTTAG
- the LOC8273617 gene encoding probable serine/threonine-protein kinase PIX13 — protein MGNCYGTRVNNHHTPTTSNTSTSEKRNTKQHGVPSTSSSSNSNSAENINVAAEYGSNNSSRETTPPTGKIVTPNLKMFTLAELKSATRNFRPDTVLGEGGFGRVFKGYIDEKTYAPSRVGVGMAVAVKKSSPDSPQGLEEWQSEVKFLGKFSHPNLVKLLGYCWEDRQFLLVYEYMQKGSLENHLFRKGAEPLPWHVRLKVAIGAAQGLAFLHTSEKSVIYRDFKTSNILLDGDYNAKLSDFGLAKLGPINGNSHVTTRVMGTYGYAAPEYVATGHLYVRSDVYGFGVVLLEMLTGRRALDNNRPNSEQNLIEWATPSLSEKRKLTKIMDPRLEGQYPIKGAMQAAELILQCLESDPKSRPSMEEILDTLEKINCMKEKPKESKSKAQKQADKRQQRQSAHQNRNSHRPISPLHYKYGDHGNGARAYPSPVRSIS, from the exons ATGGGGAACTGTTATGGCACTCGTGTGAATAATCATCACACCCCAACCACATCCAATACTTCTACTTCAG AAAAAAGGAATACTAAGCAACATGGAGTTCCAAGTACGAGTAGCAGCAGCAATAGCAACAGCGCAGAAAATATCAACGTTGCTGCCGAATATGGAAGCAATAACAGCAGCAGGGAAACGACTCCTCCAACCGGCAAGATTGTTACTCCAAATCTTAAAATGTTTACATTAGCCGAGTTGAAGAGTGCAACAAGGAATTTCAGACCGGATACTGTGCTAGGAGAAGGCGGATTCGGAAGAGTTTTCAAAGGTTATATCGATGAGAAGACCTATGCTCCGTCGAGAGTTGGCGTTGGCATGGCTGTTGCGGTCAAAAAGTCCAGCCCTGATAGCCCTCAAGGCCTTGAGGAATGGCAG TCTGAAGTGAAGTTCCTTGGGAAGTTTTCACACCCAAATCTTGTGAAGCTCTTGGGTTATTGCTGGGAAGATAGACAATTCCTTCTTGTCTATGAATACATGCAAAAGGGGAGTTTAGAAAACCACCTCTTCAGAA AAGGAGCAGAACCTCTTCCATGGCACGTTAGACTTAAGGTGGCAATTGGAGCAGCTCAAGGCCTTGCTTTCTTGCACACCTCAGAAAAGAGCGTCATCTATAGGGATTTCAAGACCTCTAACATTTTGCTGGACGGG GATTACAATGCCAAACTCTCAGACTTTGGACTGGCTAAATTAGGCCCAATAAATGGCAACTCTCATGTTACAACAAGGGTCATGGGCACATATGGCTATGCAGCTCCTGAATATGTCGCCACTG GCCATTTATACGTGAGGAGTGATGTTTATGGGTTTGGAGTTGTGCTGCTAGAGATGTTAACAGGCCGAAGAGCACTCGACAACAATAGGCCCAACTCTGAGCAGAATTTGATAGAATGGGCCACACCATCTCTTTCAGAGAAAAGAAAGCTGACAAAGATAATGGACCCCAGACTTGAAGGCCAGTACCCTATAAAAGGTGCAATGCAAGCAGCTGAGCTTATACTTCAATGTTTAGAATCTGATCCCAAAAGTAGACCTTCCATGGAAGAAATTCTTGACACattagaaaagataaattgCATGAAGGAAAAGCCCAAGGAGAGCAAATCTAAGGCCCAAAAGCAAGCTGATAAGCGCCAACAACGGCAGTCAGCCCATCAAAATCGCAACAGCCATCGTCCAATATCTCCTCTTCATTATAAGTATGGTGACCATGGAAATGGAGCTCGAGCTTACCCATCTCCGGTTAGATCAATTTCATAA